One Leptospira wolbachii serovar Codice str. CDC genomic region harbors:
- a CDS encoding gamma-glutamyltransferase family protein, with protein MANLPKIFISLAISISLFQCLGSRRPLVPSYVDPQGNLRNAAVGQKFMVSTGNPLATKAAIKVLESGGNAVDASVAALLVLNVTNGEAASFPSVAPTLVYDKKSGQVKSYIGAGTAPKKANIEWFKEKGYEVMPKNSILAQLLPASPDVIVRLLQDHGTKSFSELVQPAIQIAEEGFPANRILVKNLDLPLYKRLGFTLIMPYNSEVYLEKKWWYGIREGELTKRLDLANTWKSMAGAEMQTLKTGKTRKQALESVRDYFYKGPISDAIVKLHTDKNGLFTKEDLAKYTGGWEKPVSGEFGEYQIFSNQTWTQGPVVPMVLQLLDGVDLKSMGHNSPEYIHTVSQAIELVIADREKYFGDPKFVEVPIAGLLSKKYANLRRKLIQKDAFGVTPPSGNPWMFDSKKPNSHHLQPNETKEQSISEIKYGKDTTYLSIVDGSGNAVSLTPSDFPQSPMVPGTGITLGIRMTQFRLDPNHPSALAPGKRPRITPNPGMVLKQGKLWMSFGTPGGDVQSQAMIQFFLNVIVFGMDPQKAVEVPRFRSVNWPDSFSPHSYRPGGIELEESLYAKVSDSLKTMGYKVYKKGHLDNDFGSVCAVLNDAKSKKLIGVADPREESWAEGK; from the coding sequence ATGGCAAATTTACCAAAGATTTTTATTTCTCTGGCCATCTCTATTTCTTTATTTCAATGTTTGGGAAGTCGTCGGCCACTTGTTCCTTCTTATGTGGACCCTCAAGGTAATTTACGTAATGCTGCCGTTGGACAAAAGTTTATGGTCTCCACGGGAAATCCTTTGGCCACAAAGGCTGCAATCAAAGTTTTGGAAAGTGGTGGGAATGCAGTTGATGCATCCGTTGCAGCACTCCTTGTGTTAAATGTAACCAATGGAGAAGCTGCTAGTTTTCCTTCTGTGGCACCAACATTAGTTTATGATAAAAAATCAGGACAAGTAAAAAGTTATATAGGAGCAGGGACTGCCCCTAAAAAAGCAAATATCGAATGGTTTAAAGAGAAAGGTTATGAGGTGATGCCAAAAAATTCTATTTTGGCTCAGTTGTTGCCGGCATCTCCCGATGTCATTGTAAGATTGTTACAAGATCATGGAACCAAATCTTTTTCAGAACTAGTGCAGCCAGCCATTCAAATCGCAGAAGAAGGTTTTCCTGCCAACCGAATCTTAGTAAAGAACTTAGACTTACCATTATATAAACGTTTAGGTTTTACTTTGATTATGCCATACAACTCGGAAGTATACCTTGAGAAAAAATGGTGGTATGGAATTCGAGAAGGGGAACTCACGAAACGGTTGGATCTGGCAAATACATGGAAGTCTATGGCTGGTGCAGAAATGCAAACTTTAAAAACAGGAAAGACCAGAAAACAAGCGTTAGAATCGGTAAGAGATTATTTTTATAAAGGGCCAATTTCTGATGCCATTGTGAAACTACATACGGATAAAAATGGTCTTTTTACGAAAGAAGATTTGGCAAAATATACCGGTGGTTGGGAAAAACCAGTATCCGGTGAGTTTGGAGAATACCAAATTTTCTCAAACCAAACTTGGACACAAGGTCCAGTGGTTCCTATGGTTTTGCAATTGTTAGATGGTGTTGATCTTAAATCAATGGGTCATAACTCCCCAGAATACATCCATACAGTGTCCCAAGCGATTGAACTTGTCATTGCCGATAGAGAAAAATATTTTGGAGATCCAAAATTTGTAGAGGTTCCTATTGCTGGTTTACTTTCCAAAAAGTATGCGAATCTCAGACGAAAACTGATTCAAAAAGATGCCTTTGGAGTGACACCTCCTTCTGGAAATCCTTGGATGTTCGATTCAAAAAAACCAAACTCCCATCATTTACAACCTAACGAAACAAAGGAACAATCGATCAGCGAAATTAAGTATGGCAAAGACACTACTTATTTGAGTATTGTGGATGGAAGTGGGAATGCTGTCTCTCTCACTCCGAGCGATTTCCCGCAATCACCGATGGTTCCTGGTACGGGGATTACATTGGGAATTCGTATGACACAGTTTCGTTTGGACCCAAATCATCCTTCCGCACTTGCCCCGGGAAAACGACCACGGATCACACCTAATCCAGGTATGGTGTTGAAACAAGGAAAGTTATGGATGAGTTTTGGAACACCTGGTGGGGATGTCCAAAGCCAAGCGATGATTCAATTTTTTCTAAATGTGATCGTCTTTGGAATGGATCCACAAAAAGCGGTGGAGGTACCTAGATTTCGTTCCGTGAACTGGCCAGATAGTTTTTCACCACATAGTTACAGGCCGGGTGGAATTGAATTAGAAGAGTCTCTGTATGCAAAAGTCTCTGATTCTTTAAAAACAATGGGTTATAAAGTATATAAAAAAGGTCATTTAGACAATGATTTTGGTTCCGTCTGCGCAGTATTAAATGATGCAAAGTCTAAAAAACTGATAGGAGTGGCCGACCCTAGAGAAGAGTCTTGGGCTGAAGGGAAATAA
- a CDS encoding methyl-accepting chemotaxis protein, which translates to MQRNSIKFILLLSGATILFIISCSVGSVAYYFGQKKIKEAYIGQMQGIVEVVGQEIDDFFVNHVNVIKTVANDQRTITSLKTGKPIAQAYFKEMNDRYGVYENIYTHTYDNDPRVVADATGQAIGWKMKPEDMDPEELKAGKEKRYFIGKPILNPLTNNPVVTITYPVYDNEKLIGNAGIALSLMNLTDKVINKIKIGRDGYVVISTKAGLLIALKEKKQILKYDLSKDESGARMLSLKTGDVLEFEYLEREHLAVSHHLKDWGMVILAIQPKEEIKEALFELLIIIAISSIVIALVSIWLLYVLLSKRLNPLEDVSHIFKEMSEGNLTSSIKVVYDDEIGRMGQGLNVFIASLRKSFEEIQRITIELAASSEELTSSSNNFATGAQSTAASSEEMSATIEEMSAGMDHIAASTDRQFGNFTNFHSKIRELSESIRKIGSEIESTLKLAESISNQAKKGEESIQGMSQMIENILHSSGEMTAIIQIINEIADQTQLLALNAAIEAARAGEAGRGFAVVADEISKLSEKTASSIKSIGTMITKNNRELDSGANAIRSSAEMLHNIIQNVETVNAAMNKLYSVTSAQESIKREVDEGAEQMGFDAETIKLSTNEQKRAVREISEVIIQINEHTLITASGSEEMSSSAQNLASTAEILKGITERFKL; encoded by the coding sequence ATGCAGCGTAATTCTATTAAATTCATTTTGTTACTGAGTGGTGCTACTATTCTTTTTATTATTAGCTGTTCGGTAGGTTCAGTTGCTTATTACTTTGGGCAAAAAAAGATAAAAGAAGCTTATATTGGACAAATGCAAGGAATTGTAGAAGTTGTTGGCCAAGAGATCGATGATTTTTTTGTAAACCATGTCAATGTCATTAAAACTGTAGCCAATGATCAAAGAACCATCACTTCCTTAAAAACAGGGAAACCCATCGCTCAAGCCTACTTTAAGGAAATGAATGATCGGTATGGAGTCTATGAAAATATTTATACACATACTTATGATAATGATCCTCGAGTTGTAGCGGATGCCACAGGCCAAGCTATCGGATGGAAAATGAAACCGGAAGATATGGATCCAGAAGAACTAAAGGCCGGCAAAGAAAAAAGGTACTTTATCGGAAAACCTATTCTGAATCCTCTCACTAACAATCCTGTTGTTACCATCACCTATCCTGTATACGACAACGAAAAATTGATCGGGAATGCGGGAATTGCACTCTCGCTTATGAACTTAACCGATAAGGTGATCAATAAAATCAAAATTGGTCGCGATGGTTATGTTGTCATTTCGACAAAGGCGGGACTCCTCATTGCTTTAAAAGAAAAAAAACAAATTTTAAAGTATGATTTGTCCAAAGATGAATCAGGTGCACGTATGTTGTCTTTGAAAACAGGAGATGTACTTGAATTTGAATATTTAGAACGGGAACATCTTGCTGTTAGCCATCATCTAAAAGATTGGGGAATGGTGATTCTTGCCATCCAACCTAAAGAAGAAATCAAAGAAGCACTGTTTGAGTTACTTATAATCATAGCAATTTCATCCATCGTGATTGCTCTTGTGTCTATTTGGTTGTTATATGTTTTACTGAGTAAACGATTGAATCCATTGGAAGATGTGAGTCATATTTTTAAAGAAATGTCAGAGGGAAATTTAACTTCGTCCATTAAAGTTGTTTATGATGATGAGATTGGACGTATGGGGCAAGGACTCAATGTATTTATTGCTAGTTTAAGAAAGTCTTTTGAAGAGATCCAAAGAATTACCATAGAACTTGCTGCATCATCGGAAGAATTAACTTCTTCTTCCAATAACTTTGCTACAGGAGCGCAGTCCACTGCGGCTTCTTCTGAAGAGATGTCTGCTACGATTGAAGAAATGTCCGCAGGTATGGATCATATTGCAGCCTCTACAGACAGGCAATTTGGAAACTTTACAAACTTCCATTCTAAAATTAGAGAACTATCAGAAAGTATCCGTAAAATTGGATCCGAAATTGAAAGCACACTGAAGTTAGCAGAATCCATTTCTAACCAAGCCAAAAAGGGAGAAGAGTCCATCCAAGGTATGAGCCAAATGATTGAGAACATCCTTCATTCCTCGGGAGAAATGACTGCTATCATTCAAATCATCAATGAAATCGCAGACCAAACACAACTATTGGCTTTGAATGCTGCGATTGAAGCGGCTCGGGCCGGTGAAGCGGGAAGAGGATTTGCTGTTGTTGCTGATGAGATCTCTAAACTTTCAGAAAAAACAGCCTCCTCTATTAAATCAATTGGAACCATGATTACTAAAAACAATCGGGAATTGGATTCCGGTGCCAATGCCATTCGTTCGTCTGCCGAAATGTTACACAACATCATTCAAAATGTGGAAACAGTAAATGCAGCAATGAACAAATTGTACTCAGTCACTTCTGCTCAAGAATCCATTAAACGAGAAGTAGACGAAGGTGCTGAACAAATGGGTTTTGATGCAGAGACAATCAAACTCTCCACCAATGAACAGAAGAGGGCAGTGAGAGAAATTTCGGAAGTCATCATACAAATCAATGAACATACGTTAATTACTGCTTCTGGTTCAGAAGAGATGTCTTCTTCCGCGCAAAATTTAGCATCAACTGCTGAGATTTTAAAAGGGATCACCGAACGATTTAAGTTGTAA
- a CDS encoding DUF4349 domain-containing protein, translated as MKNKLVFLIFIVFAFLLQCGKESNGENTAPAEAEMRSLDAVSEKKVAPSASRSEESIEQPSVENQLGQVFVPIPTSSERLLEYQVQLSYQTQNLIKTRKDILGFITKYGYIESSSAVNADSPYMSLRIHIHSEKLYEALIELDTYGVLQSEDISTVDHTEGMVWQKIKSNREKIRLGRRTNANNQTSANSKNWQAIEEAVTDSENNLDQSEHEIWKIKDKVKWATLTVQFSTPIPPDKIQVPTYKNAFIGILNVFLDLTYYLIWMIPFFLLAGILYFPLKKIGKYFKK; from the coding sequence GTGAAAAATAAATTAGTATTTTTAATCTTCATTGTGTTTGCCTTCCTCCTGCAATGTGGCAAAGAATCCAACGGGGAGAACACTGCACCAGCCGAAGCGGAAATGCGTTCCTTGGATGCCGTGAGTGAAAAAAAAGTGGCTCCCAGTGCTTCGCGATCCGAAGAGAGCATCGAACAACCGTCAGTCGAAAACCAACTGGGCCAGGTATTTGTTCCCATTCCCACTAGTTCCGAACGATTGTTAGAATACCAAGTCCAATTAAGTTACCAAACCCAAAATTTGATCAAAACAAGAAAGGATATACTTGGTTTTATTACCAAATATGGCTATATAGAAAGTAGTTCTGCTGTGAATGCGGACTCTCCTTATATGAGCCTTCGCATTCATATCCATTCTGAAAAACTATATGAAGCTTTAATTGAATTGGATACTTATGGGGTTTTACAGAGTGAGGACATCTCTACGGTAGACCATACAGAAGGAATGGTTTGGCAAAAGATCAAGTCAAACCGCGAAAAAATTCGATTAGGTCGACGAACGAATGCCAACAACCAAACTTCGGCCAATTCAAAAAACTGGCAAGCGATCGAAGAAGCCGTAACAGATAGCGAAAACAATTTGGACCAGTCGGAGCATGAAATTTGGAAAATAAAAGATAAGGTAAAGTGGGCTACCTTAACCGTTCAATTTTCGACCCCCATTCCACCGGATAAAATCCAAGTCCCAACCTATAAAAATGCATTCATTGGAATTCTAAATGTTTTTTTAGATTTAACATACTATCTGATTTGGATGATTCCTTTCTTCCTTCTTGCAGGTATTTTGTATTTTCCACTGAAAAAGATTGGGAAGTATTTTAAAAAATAA
- a CDS encoding U32 family peptidase C-terminal domain-containing protein: MSQMRKIPELLLPAGNLEKLEIAYLYGADAAYCGVPRFSLRARENDFTMEALDAGVTLARKLGKKIYFTVNNIPRNSKLPSYPKYLDQMAALKPDALIMADPGLILITKEAHPEIDIHISVQANTMNYATVKFWKKFGATRVILSREVSISEIAEIKNEVPDMEIEVFVHGSICIAHSGRCFMSNYFKKRDANQGSCNNACRDLYKVFVTNPKQNDEAMELITDEDGTFLMNSKDLRAIEFLQELCDAGVDSLKVEGRTKNDYYVGMVARSYRNTLDSIARGESFDRKWLQELDKVSSRKYFSGFLTRGMEDRIPEEERDFQNNEFGTSLQMSQKYAGFVKEYKPDTKRIVIEVKNKIQKGDVMEVITASDPEALSFTVDQIFYKEKPVEVISGGMGTVELEVPFVIPSRSFLSKKL, from the coding sequence GTGTCCCAGATGAGAAAAATTCCAGAACTGTTACTTCCTGCCGGAAATTTAGAAAAATTAGAAATTGCTTATCTATATGGTGCAGACGCAGCCTATTGTGGTGTCCCGAGGTTTTCTTTGCGAGCCAGAGAAAACGATTTTACTATGGAGGCATTGGATGCCGGTGTAACCCTTGCCCGGAAACTCGGTAAAAAAATCTATTTCACTGTGAATAACATTCCAAGAAATTCTAAGTTGCCATCCTATCCTAAGTATTTAGATCAGATGGCGGCATTAAAACCGGATGCATTGATTATGGCTGATCCTGGTTTGATACTCATAACAAAGGAAGCTCATCCTGAAATTGACATTCATATTTCTGTCCAAGCCAATACGATGAATTATGCGACAGTGAAATTTTGGAAAAAATTTGGTGCCACTCGAGTGATCTTATCTCGCGAAGTTTCCATTTCTGAAATTGCAGAAATCAAAAATGAAGTTCCCGATATGGAAATTGAAGTCTTTGTGCATGGATCGATTTGTATTGCTCATAGTGGTCGTTGTTTTATGAGTAATTACTTTAAAAAACGGGATGCCAACCAAGGTTCTTGTAATAATGCCTGCCGTGATTTGTATAAAGTATTTGTTACCAATCCTAAACAAAATGATGAAGCTATGGAACTCATTACTGACGAGGATGGAACATTTTTAATGAATTCTAAAGATCTTCGAGCCATTGAATTCTTACAAGAGTTATGTGATGCGGGAGTGGATTCTTTAAAAGTGGAAGGTCGCACAAAAAACGATTATTATGTGGGAATGGTGGCACGTAGTTACAGAAATACCTTGGATAGTATAGCGCGAGGCGAAAGTTTTGACAGAAAGTGGTTACAAGAACTGGATAAAGTTTCTTCTAGAAAATACTTCTCTGGGTTTTTGACTCGTGGTATGGAAGATAGAATTCCTGAAGAGGAAAGAGATTTCCAAAACAATGAATTTGGAACGAGTTTACAGATGAGCCAAAAGTATGCGGGGTTTGTAAAAGAATATAAACCGGATACAAAACGAATCGTCATTGAAGTGAAAAATAAAATCCAAAAAGGAGATGTGATGGAAGTGATCACGGCTTCTGATCCGGAAGCATTGTCTTTTACTGTGGATCAAATATTTTATAAAGAAAAACCTGTGGAAGTGATTAGTGGGGGAATGGGGACAGTTGAGTTAGAAGTTCCGTTTGTGATTCCGTCTAGGTCTTTTTTAAGTAAAAAATTATAA